One window from the genome of Spirosoma rhododendri encodes:
- a CDS encoding cobyrinate a,c-diamide synthase — protein MAERFSQFLVAAPSSGSGKTTLTLGLLRALANRGLQVQPFKCGPDYIDTQHHSTAAGRPNGVPPNGLPPSINLDLFMASPEHVRASYGRYVQETDVAITEGVMGLFDGSDRMQGSSAAVAELLDIPVVLVVNAKAMAYSVAPLLYGFKNFYAGIRLVGAIFNNVGSESHYRFLADACADVGVEPLGYLPNNPRFAIPSRHLGLHLSSETDYEQIIQAIADELPKTVDLDRLLTVTQTAAPVVAPATTSVSERQTRRISVARDEAFLFTYKQNLDRLAEFGTVTFFSPLHDSVLPDTDFLYLPGGYPELHAQQLSANESMRTSIHDYCLSGGLAYAECGGLMYLSQSIQVQSRLTRSGTAWPMAGVLDVTTSMQAAKLTLGYRTVNWNDMRINGHEFHYSNLAEPTPLPSVASISNAKGIPVETKLYRVQNTFASYVHLYWGDNPAFIEHLLRLNSVETANQVAS, from the coding sequence ATGGCTGAACGCTTTTCTCAGTTCCTTGTCGCGGCACCGTCCAGCGGTTCCGGCAAGACGACCCTCACGCTGGGGCTGTTGCGGGCGCTGGCAAACCGGGGATTGCAGGTGCAGCCGTTCAAGTGCGGCCCCGACTACATCGACACGCAGCACCACAGCACGGCGGCCGGTCGACCCAACGGAGTGCCGCCCAACGGACTGCCGCCCAGCATCAATCTCGATTTATTCATGGCGTCGCCGGAGCACGTACGGGCTTCGTATGGGCGATACGTGCAGGAGACTGACGTCGCGATTACGGAGGGGGTGATGGGGTTATTCGACGGGTCGGATCGGATGCAGGGCAGTAGCGCGGCCGTGGCGGAGTTACTGGACATACCCGTCGTGCTGGTTGTCAACGCGAAGGCGATGGCGTATTCGGTGGCCCCGCTGCTCTACGGATTCAAGAATTTTTACGCGGGTATCCGGTTGGTCGGGGCTATTTTCAACAACGTTGGGTCTGAATCGCACTACCGGTTTCTGGCCGACGCCTGCGCCGATGTGGGTGTAGAACCGCTGGGCTATTTGCCCAACAACCCGCGCTTTGCCATTCCCTCGCGGCATCTGGGGCTGCACCTGTCGTCCGAAACGGATTACGAACAGATCATTCAGGCCATCGCCGACGAACTACCCAAAACCGTCGACCTCGACCGGCTGCTGACCGTCACGCAGACCGCTGCACCGGTGGTGGCACCAGCAACTACGTCGGTATCGGAACGGCAGACGCGCCGAATCAGCGTAGCACGGGACGAAGCCTTTCTGTTCACGTACAAACAAAACCTCGACCGGCTGGCGGAGTTCGGCACCGTCACGTTTTTCAGCCCTCTGCACGATTCGGTTTTACCCGACACGGATTTTCTGTACCTGCCCGGCGGTTACCCCGAATTGCACGCGCAGCAACTGAGCGCGAACGAATCCATGCGTACCAGTATCCACGACTACTGCCTGTCGGGTGGACTAGCTTACGCCGAATGTGGTGGGTTGATGTACCTAAGTCAATCCATTCAAGTCCAGTCCCGCCTGACCCGGTCTGGAACAGCCTGGCCGATGGCGGGGGTGTTGGACGTAACGACCTCGATGCAAGCCGCCAAACTGACGCTGGGCTACCGAACCGTCAACTGGAACGACATGCGTATCAACGGCCACGAATTCCACTATTCCAATCTGGCGGAACCAACTCCCCTGCCCTCTGTCGCGTCGATCAGCAACGCCAAAGGCATTCCGGTCGAGACGAAGCTATACCGCGTTCAGAACACGTTCGCGTCCTACGTTCACCTCTACTGGGGCGATAACCCAGCGTTTATCGAGCACTTACTTCGGCTGAATTCAGTTGAAACGGCGAATCAGGTGGCCTCATAA
- a CDS encoding IS110 family RNA-guided transposase — translation MDIHYFVGIDIAKATLDWAIYTGKKIVLQTSTPNSVTGIKTALRLLKALPDWNPKQAVFCMEHTGIYNAHLLDFLHKLHFPIWLESSLQIKKAGGLQRGKTDSIDAQRIAEYAYRFCDQIRLWEAPRQVIQKLALLSAARQRLISVYNQLAGPLAEHQGFIDPTLQKQLNKSCQVSLTALEKDRKAVDRAIGALIEADPRLSQLFELVVSVTGIGTATATEIVIATNEMKTITDPKKMACHAGVAPFSYQSGSSVRGRPGVSQHARKRLKSLFHLGAMSAIRAKGELQDYYQRKVKEGKNKMLVLNAVRNKLIHRVYAVVAKGEKYDKNYVSPLA, via the coding sequence ATGGACATTCACTACTTCGTGGGCATTGACATTGCGAAGGCCACCCTGGACTGGGCCATTTATACTGGTAAAAAGATAGTGCTGCAAACCAGCACACCCAATTCAGTAACGGGCATAAAGACCGCTTTGCGACTGCTGAAAGCACTCCCAGACTGGAATCCTAAGCAGGCGGTCTTCTGTATGGAACATACGGGTATCTATAACGCCCACCTGTTGGACTTTCTCCACAAACTCCATTTCCCCATTTGGTTAGAGTCGTCGTTGCAAATCAAAAAAGCGGGCGGGTTGCAACGAGGTAAGACCGACTCCATCGATGCCCAGCGTATTGCGGAATACGCCTATCGCTTTTGCGACCAAATTCGTCTGTGGGAAGCGCCCCGTCAAGTCATCCAGAAATTAGCTCTATTAAGTGCTGCTCGTCAGCGACTTATCAGCGTATACAATCAGCTTGCCGGTCCACTGGCTGAACACCAGGGCTTTATTGATCCCACTCTACAGAAGCAACTCAACAAAAGTTGTCAAGTCTCTCTCACCGCTCTGGAGAAAGATCGTAAGGCAGTCGATAGAGCCATTGGTGCGCTTATCGAAGCCGATCCTCGTCTGAGCCAACTTTTTGAACTGGTCGTGTCGGTTACCGGCATTGGCACGGCTACGGCCACTGAGATCGTCATCGCTACCAATGAAATGAAGACGATCACCGACCCCAAAAAGATGGCTTGTCATGCTGGGGTTGCCCCCTTCAGTTATCAATCGGGCAGTAGCGTCCGGGGACGCCCTGGTGTGAGTCAACATGCTCGTAAGCGGCTGAAGTCTCTCTTTCATTTGGGTGCGATGTCAGCTATCCGTGCCAAAGGGGAATTGCAGGACTACTACCAGCGTAAAGTCAAGGAAGGCAAGAATAAGATGCTCGTCCTCAATGCGGTTCGCAACAAGCTCATCCATCGGGTGTACGCGGTGGTGGCCAAGGGCGAAAAGTATGACAAAAATTATGTGTCTCCACTTGCATAA
- a CDS encoding DUF4142 domain-containing protein yields the protein MKINTVLAGLLLSGSLINASLAQQPGTGNASMAANKVGNESKAEFDRQNKQGAAAVSAVSPTSAKLSEADKQLMNEVAMGGMMQLELSRVAVQKATNPQTKALAQAEVTEQTGLSAKLKEIAAAKGVTLPTAPDAQTKTLLTKFNQASGTSFDKLYVTESGVKGHEKLNQVMTKVESSASDSNLKQLAKAAHPLVKTHLSVSRQIMTSM from the coding sequence ATGAAAATCAACACTGTATTGGCTGGGCTGCTACTGAGCGGTTCGCTGATAAATGCTAGTCTGGCTCAACAGCCGGGGACCGGTAACGCCAGCATGGCGGCCAACAAAGTCGGGAATGAAAGCAAAGCCGAATTCGACCGGCAGAACAAGCAGGGCGCAGCGGCCGTCAGTGCCGTATCGCCGACCAGTGCCAAACTATCGGAAGCCGATAAGCAACTGATGAACGAAGTGGCGATGGGGGGAATGATGCAGCTCGAACTGAGTCGGGTCGCGGTTCAGAAAGCGACCAACCCGCAAACGAAGGCGCTGGCTCAGGCTGAGGTAACCGAGCAAACCGGATTATCGGCCAAGCTGAAAGAGATCGCTGCCGCGAAAGGGGTTACGCTGCCTACCGCGCCCGACGCTCAGACGAAAACGCTGCTGACCAAATTCAACCAGGCATCGGGCACATCGTTCGATAAGCTGTACGTAACGGAGAGTGGGGTAAAAGGCCACGAAAAACTCAACCAGGTGATGACGAAAGTTGAATCCAGCGCGTCGGACAGCAACCTGAAGCAGTTGGCGAAAGCGGCTCATCCGCTGGTGAAAACGCACCTGAGCGTATCGCGGCAGATCATGACATCGATGTAA
- a CDS encoding type II toxin-antitoxin system VapC family toxin, whose product MNPVSPNSFVLVDTGVISRYFLQKPQIVTAYNELMTSAVPVLSASIYIELMRWLVAIRGRTVDPITKSEFATIRRLLDNYVQLNHGDCLDLAVEVSRLYPDTGLDDCFTIGVGLFFDVPIFTLNQKHFDRVPGVRLYRPSNYALLETN is encoded by the coding sequence ATGAATCCCGTCTCCCCCAACTCGTTCGTTCTGGTCGATACGGGCGTGATCAGTCGCTACTTTTTGCAAAAACCCCAGATCGTTACCGCCTATAATGAACTGATGACTTCGGCGGTGCCCGTTCTGTCTGCCAGCATTTATATCGAACTGATGCGCTGGCTAGTCGCTATTCGGGGACGCACAGTCGACCCAATCACCAAAAGTGAATTCGCTACTATTCGCCGACTACTGGATAACTACGTACAGCTCAATCATGGTGACTGTCTGGATTTAGCGGTAGAAGTCAGCCGATTGTACCCCGATACGGGTTTGGACGACTGCTTTACTATTGGCGTCGGACTCTTTTTCGACGTACCCATCTTTACTCTCAACCAGAAGCATTTTGACCGGGTGCCGGGCGTTCGCCTGTACCGACCCAGCAACTACGCTCTTCTGGAAACGAACTGA
- a CDS encoding TonB-dependent receptor plug domain-containing protein, with translation MTNFFRRCDRLGAPVSSSSAISVRVGSTLVTLSLLTVSAYGQTPDSLRNRDLTEVVVTATRSDSRRELVPQQINVLTRHDIAQTQAFDVTDLVKKLAAVNVIQYPSLSSGVGIRGFRPQFSGLNQRTLLLIDGRPAGATNLSTIGLNNVERVEVLKGPASALYGSQAMGGVINVITRRSRGPIRGNAFAEYGSFQTYQAGGNVGGNLTRRLDFDLSASYFKRAQDYKLGSGNFFRDKLNGDQAVKNYTNKPSETVDDRKDDGLTRPNTKLSYYSGSLRLGYQLGANWRVDVRGRSSSRKTSNRRVTLRTVPRSRA, from the coding sequence GTGACGAATTTTTTCCGTCGATGCGACCGTTTGGGTGCGCCTGTTTCTTCATCATCGGCTATATCGGTTCGCGTCGGCTCGACGCTGGTAACCCTGTCGTTGCTGACCGTGTCAGCCTATGGCCAAACGCCCGATTCACTCCGCAATCGTGACCTCACGGAGGTCGTTGTAACGGCGACCCGCTCCGATAGTCGGCGCGAGCTGGTGCCGCAGCAAATCAACGTACTAACCCGCCACGACATCGCCCAGACGCAGGCGTTCGACGTGACCGATCTGGTCAAGAAGCTGGCGGCTGTCAACGTCATTCAGTATCCCAGCTTGTCGTCGGGCGTGGGTATTCGGGGGTTCCGGCCGCAGTTTTCGGGGCTAAACCAACGTACGCTGCTGCTCATCGACGGCCGTCCGGCGGGGGCAACCAACCTCTCGACTATCGGCCTGAACAACGTCGAGCGGGTGGAAGTGCTGAAAGGTCCTGCGTCGGCGCTGTACGGATCGCAGGCGATGGGGGGTGTTATCAACGTCATTACCCGGCGGTCGCGCGGGCCGATTCGCGGAAACGCCTTTGCCGAATACGGGTCGTTTCAGACTTATCAGGCGGGCGGCAACGTCGGTGGCAACCTGACCAGACGACTCGATTTCGACCTGTCGGCCAGCTATTTCAAACGGGCGCAGGACTATAAACTGGGCAGCGGCAATTTCTTCCGGGACAAACTGAACGGCGATCAGGCGGTAAAGAATTATACCAACAAGCCATCGGAAACGGTGGACGACCGTAAAGACGACGGCCTGACCCGCCCCAACACAAAGCTGTCCTATTACTCGGGTTCGCTACGGCTGGGGTATCAGCTAGGTGCCAACTGGCGCGTCGATGTGCGGGGGAGAAGTTCATCGCGAAAGACGTCGAATCGCCGGGTGACATTACGTACGGTACCACGCAGTCGAGCCTGA
- a CDS encoding LytTR family transcriptional regulator DNA-binding domain-containing protein produces MSAIKYALQQPESIAYCTGANNYCWIHFRSGEKELVSKPISYLERKLTAFVRVHKTVLLNPSFVDQLVPPATRKKTGQVRIDTGEAFPVSRRRWAQVVLTLTGQETPSSPANDITVGSGQAVATVKPADVNSLGRTIVVVTEQPQTAWMLETIVGDHAFDYQCYSDTTSDSLADFLTQQPGLDHPALMLIDARTAIDKRLGILSRLKASSALCHIPIIVLVLPNRQSILQGYAHRANSVIAMPKGIPPEETLRRICRFWLEMAVMPTSQNLLD; encoded by the coding sequence ATGAGTGCCATCAAATACGCCCTTCAGCAACCTGAATCTATCGCCTACTGCACCGGTGCCAACAACTATTGCTGGATTCATTTTCGGTCCGGGGAGAAAGAGTTAGTATCCAAACCGATTAGTTACCTTGAGCGCAAACTGACGGCCTTCGTCCGGGTGCATAAAACGGTTCTGCTTAATCCAAGCTTTGTTGACCAGCTGGTGCCGCCCGCCACCCGGAAAAAGACGGGTCAGGTTCGGATCGATACGGGCGAAGCGTTTCCGGTCAGTCGGCGTCGCTGGGCACAGGTTGTTCTGACGCTGACGGGACAGGAAACACCGTCGTCTCCGGCGAACGATATCACAGTCGGGTCGGGTCAGGCTGTGGCAACCGTAAAACCGGCTGACGTTAATTCACTCGGCCGGACAATTGTGGTTGTGACGGAGCAGCCTCAAACCGCCTGGATGCTGGAAACGATCGTGGGCGACCACGCTTTCGATTACCAGTGTTACAGCGACACCACCAGCGATTCACTGGCAGACTTCTTAACGCAGCAGCCCGGTCTGGACCACCCCGCCCTGATGCTGATCGATGCCCGGACGGCTATTGATAAACGCCTGGGTATTCTCAGTCGGCTGAAGGCCAGCAGCGCGCTTTGCCACATACCGATAATCGTGTTGGTGTTGCCAAACCGCCAATCGATTTTGCAGGGCTATGCACACCGGGCCAATTCGGTAATCGCGATGCCAAAGGGGATACCGCCAGAAGAGACGCTGCGCCGTATATGCCGATTCTGGCTGGAAATGGCCGTGATGCCAACCAGCCAGAACCTGCTAGATTAG
- a CDS encoding response regulator — protein sequence MTTPLDKQRSGSRLAQSKLLVIEDNNDQWALISSALSQSIPEVDCVRVSSANEAITLLDSWSTQEWELPKLILQDLYLPQREDGWHLLTAIKALPMPVNHIPVVVFSSSNHRPDIEGTYQRGAAGYVVKPFEVDEWRTYFDELRAYWWDTIALPPLQFGFL from the coding sequence ATGACTACCCCACTTGATAAACAACGGAGCGGCTCCCGCCTTGCCCAATCTAAACTGTTGGTCATTGAAGACAACAACGACCAGTGGGCACTGATTAGCAGTGCCTTATCACAGTCTATACCCGAAGTCGACTGTGTACGCGTCAGCTCAGCAAACGAAGCGATTACCCTGCTGGATAGCTGGAGCACGCAGGAGTGGGAACTTCCCAAGCTGATTCTACAGGACCTTTATCTGCCCCAGCGCGAAGACGGCTGGCACTTACTGACGGCCATAAAGGCACTGCCGATGCCGGTGAATCACATCCCGGTTGTTGTCTTTAGTTCGTCGAATCATCGTCCGGACATTGAGGGAACGTATCAGCGTGGAGCCGCCGGTTACGTTGTCAAGCCTTTTGAAGTCGACGAATGGCGCACGTACTTCGATGAACTGCGTGCGTACTGGTGGGACACGATTGCGCTGCCACCCCTACAGTTTGGCTTTTTATAA
- a CDS encoding TonB-dependent receptor, whose protein sequence is MFASGENSFFKTTNVSGKPVTPYQSSTTENRWQGIQLKDNWQIGRHSLTIGYDYLDASTSSRAWTDATTERAPTSPNYAIRSSAFYAQGQLRFSNDRLILQPGIRYDNITFDVKETPLLTTYKGGKSTTPFVSPSLGAVVRVAPDLRLTGTVGRAFVTPDAFNVAGYSEVRTSAGRITITTGNPDIRNENSVSYDAGLHYSRPTSGFSAGVTYFHTTVNDRIARIITQVNERQTNGDVIVARATYVNAADSQISGIESEAGYDFGALAAYRYSLKLFANATNMIRYSETVVGTDGAVTERDIMNVAKANVNAGLDYDSFKGFRARLLGRYVGHRKDTDFTDAANPEIEYPVYLVLDASASYTLARQHTLSLQVTNLTDENYYEKRGYNLPGRSFFVRYNFAF, encoded by the coding sequence GTGTTTGCATCGGGCGAAAATAGCTTTTTCAAAACGACCAACGTATCTGGCAAACCTGTTACACCTTATCAGTCGTCGACGACCGAAAACCGCTGGCAGGGGATTCAACTGAAAGACAACTGGCAGATCGGTCGGCACTCGCTGACCATTGGCTATGACTATCTGGATGCCAGTACGAGCAGCCGCGCCTGGACCGACGCGACCACCGAACGGGCACCAACCTCGCCCAACTACGCGATCCGTTCGTCGGCGTTCTACGCGCAGGGGCAACTGCGATTCAGCAACGATCGGCTGATTCTGCAACCGGGCATACGCTACGACAACATTACGTTCGACGTGAAGGAAACCCCGCTGCTGACGACTTACAAAGGCGGTAAATCGACCACGCCGTTCGTTAGCCCCAGCCTGGGCGCGGTGGTTCGCGTAGCACCTGATCTGCGATTGACGGGTACCGTGGGTCGCGCGTTCGTAACGCCCGATGCGTTCAACGTAGCGGGCTATTCGGAAGTGCGTACCTCGGCGGGGCGCATCACGATCACGACCGGTAACCCGGATATTCGCAACGAAAATAGCGTCAGCTACGACGCCGGGCTGCACTACAGCCGCCCCACGAGCGGGTTCAGCGCGGGCGTAACCTACTTCCACACGACCGTAAACGACCGGATTGCGCGCATTATCACGCAGGTAAACGAGCGGCAGACCAACGGCGATGTTATCGTGGCGCGGGCTACTTACGTCAACGCGGCCGATTCGCAGATCAGCGGGATCGAGTCGGAAGCGGGATATGATTTTGGCGCACTGGCAGCTTATCGGTATTCGCTGAAATTGTTCGCCAACGCCACCAACATGATTCGGTACAGCGAAACCGTGGTTGGTACCGACGGAGCCGTGACGGAACGCGACATCATGAACGTCGCGAAAGCCAACGTCAATGCCGGACTGGATTACGATTCGTTTAAGGGTTTCCGGGCGCGGCTGCTGGGCCGGTACGTCGGTCACCGCAAAGACACGGATTTCACCGACGCAGCCAACCCCGAAATCGAATACCCGGTCTATCTGGTGCTTGACGCCAGCGCGTCGTATACGCTGGCGCGGCAGCATACGCTGAGCCTGCAAGTGACGAACCTGACCGACGAAAACTACTACGAAAAGCGGGGCTACAACCTGCCCGGACGCTCGTTCTTCGTCCGGTATAACTTCGCGTTCTAG